In Dama dama isolate Ldn47 chromosome X, ASM3311817v1, whole genome shotgun sequence, one genomic interval encodes:
- the LOC133052881 gene encoding melanoma-associated antigen B18-like — protein MLEGFLLDKYPKQQPVTQNTLLKVVSRKYRQHFAKILRRASEHVELVFGLELMEINHSRKIYALISKLNLRGDEGPSDEGGLPKSGLLMVLLGIIFWKSNHATGEGIWELLCVGGLCWVEALDLWGDQKAYHQRSGAEEVPEVPNSDSPHYEPLWGPRAFVETNKMKVLEVLAKILHMAPSSFLDFYDEALRDPAERAGLRGTARAPTMAEASAPSRA, from the coding sequence ATGCTGGAGGGGTTCCTGCTGGACAAGTACCCCAAGCAGCAGCCCGTCACGCAGAACACCCTGCTGAAGGTCGTCAGCAGGAAGTACAGGCAGCACTTCGCCAAGATCCTCAGGAGAGCCTCTGAGCATGTGGAGCTAGTGTTTGGCCTGGAGTTGATGGAAATCAACCATAGCAGGAAGATCTACGCCCTCATCAGCAAGCTCAACCTCAGGGGCGATGAAGGTCCAAGTGATGAAGGAGGGCTGCCCAAGTCCGGTCTCCTCATGGTGCTCCTGGGCATTATCTTCTGGAAGAGTAACCACGCAACCGGGGAGGGGATCTGGGAATTACTGTGTGTTGGAGGTCTATGCTGGGTGGAGGCACTGGATCTTTGGGGAGACCAGAAGGCTTATCACCAAAGATCTGGTGCAGAGGAAGTACCTGAAGTACCCAATAGTGATTCTCCACACTACGAGCCCCTGTGGGGCCCGAGAGCTTTTGTTGAGACCAATAAGATGAAGGTGTTGGAGGTGCTGGCCAAGATCCTCCATATGGCCCCTAGTTCCTTCCTAGACTTCTATGACGAGGCTCTGAGAGATCCGGCAGAGAGAGCAGGGCTGAGAGGCACGGCCAGGGCTCCAACGATGGCTGAAGCCAGTGCCCCTTCCAGGGCATAG